One Pyrus communis chromosome 13, drPyrComm1.1, whole genome shotgun sequence genomic window carries:
- the LOC137712771 gene encoding carbon catabolite repressor protein 4 homolog 1-like, producing MLSVLRVHLPSDIPIVGCELTPYVLLRRPDKNVTTDDVPESAPLDGHFLRYKWYRVQSDKKVAICSVHPSEQATLQCLGCVKAKIPVAKSYHCSPKCFSDAWQHHRVLHDRAASAVNENGNEEEEVFGRFNSSGSGVLNTSLSGSMSSTSLTNGSAPLYPAAVTQRSGGETWFEVGRSKTYTPTADDIGHVLKFECVVVDAESKVPVGHVNTILTSRVIPAPSPSPRRLVPVNGVDVMGHLDSDGRISSSGTFTVLSYNILSDVYATSESYSYCPSWALSWPYRRQNLLREIVGYRADIVCLQEVQSDHFEEFFAPELDKHGYQALYKRKTNEVYNGNTQTIDGCATFFRRDRFSHVKKYEVEFNKAAQSLTDAMIPSNQKKSALNRLVKDNVALIVVLEAKFSNQGADNPGKRQLLCVANTHVNVHQDLKDVKLWQVHTLLKGLEKIAASADIPMLVCGDFNSVPGSAPHTLLAMGKVDPSHTDLQVDPLNILRPLSKLIHQLPLVSAYSSFARLGVGLGMEQQRRRMDPTTNEPLFTNCTRDFIGTLDYIFYTADSLTVESLLELLDEESLRKDTALPSPEWSSDHIALLAEFRCKPRVRR from the exons ATGCTGAGCGTGCTACGCGTGCACCTCCCTTCGGATATTCCCATTGTAGGCTGCGAGCTCACGCCATACGTGCTCCTGCGCCGGCCTGACAAGAATGTCACGACAGACGATGTGCCGGAGTCAGCCCCTCTTGATGGCCACTTCTTGAGGTACAAGTG GTATCGCGTACAAAGTGATAAAAAAGTTGCTATCTGTAGTGTACATCCATCTGAGCAAGCCACATTGCAGTGTCTAGGTTGTGTTAAGGCCAAAATACCTGTTGCCAAAAGTTACCATTGTTCACCTAAGTGCTTCTCAGATGCATGGCAGCATCACCGTGTTTTGCATGACCGTGCTGCTAGTGCTGTAAATGAAAATGGAAATGAGGAAGAAGAGGTGTTTGGACGCTTCAATAGCTCTGGATCTGGAGTCCTTAACACTAGCTTATCTggttccatgtcaagcacgagTTTGACGAATGGTTCAGCACCTTTATATCCTGCAGCTGTTACACAAAGGAGTGGTGGTGAAACATGGTTTGAAGTGGGCCGCTCTAAAACGTATACACCAACCGCTGATGATATTGGGCATGTTCTTAAGTTTGAATGCGTTGTAGTTGATGCTGAATCAAAAGTACCTGTGGGACATGTCAATACCATATTAACTTCCCGTGTCATTCCAGCACCCTCTCCCAGTCCACGGCGTCTGGTTCCTGTCAATGGAGTTGACGTCATGGGGCATTTAGATTCAGATGGCCGTATTTCATCTTCTGGAACTTTTACTGTGCTTTCATACAACATTTTGTCTGATGTGTATGCCACTAGTGAATCATACAGTTACTGCCCTTCATGGGCACTTTCGTGGCCCTACCGCAGGCAAAATTTGCTGCGGGAAATTGTTGGCTATCGCGCAGATATTGTTTGTCTTCAGGAG GTTCAAAGTGATCATTTTGAGGAATTTTTTGCCCCCGAGCTGGACAAACATGGTTATCAAGCACTatataagagaaaaacaaatgaG GTTTACAATGGAAACACACAAACAATAGATGGTTGTGCAACATTTTTCCGTAGAGACAGATTTTCACATGTCAAAAAATATGAG GTTGAATTTAATAAGGCTGCTCAGTCATTGACTGATGCAATGATTCCAAGTAATCAGAAGAAAAGTGCTTTAAATCGATTAGTTAAG GATAATGTTGCGCTCATAGTGGTTCTGGAAGCAAAATTCAGCAATCAGGGAGCTGATAATCCTGGGAAACGGCAACTTCTTTGTGTG GCAAATACGCATGTAAATGTCCACCAAGATCTGAAGGATGTCAAACTCTGGCAG GTTCACACTCTTTTAAAAGGACTAGAGAAAATAGCTGCCAGTGCAGATATCCCGATGCTGGTGTGTGGGGATTTTAATTCAGTTCCTGGAAG CGCTCCTCATACACTTCTGGCTATGGGAAAGGTAGATCCATCGCATACAGATTTACAAGTGGATCCTCTTAATATACTGCGCCCTCTCAGCAAGCTGATACATCAGCTACCACTG GTTAGTGCATATTCATCATTCGCAAGATTGGGAGTTGGTCTTGGGATGGAGCAGCAGAGAAGGAGAATGGATCCCACCACAAATGAGCCATTATTTACAAATTGCACTAGAGATTTCATTGGTACCCTAGATTACATATTCTACACCG CTGACTCCTTAACGGTGGAGTCCTTGTTGGAACTCTTGGATGAGGAAAGCTTAAGGAAAGACACAGCCCTTCCTTCTCCAGAGTGGTCATCAGATCATATTGCACTTTTAGCCGAGTTTCGCTGCAAGCCTAGAGTTAGACGTTGA
- the LOC137713111 gene encoding F-box protein At3g58530-like isoform X3 has protein sequence MEEEQVEAGEEEVTWSRETIPKVLKIVSTRLPQRDLITLLLVSPWLNATLISCPSIWLLLDFREMNNAGNRLVDALSLARYWHVKHINLEFAQDIEDKHLELVKSKCRDSLQDLEVLNLNGCQKISDKGIEAITSACPSLKEFSIYWNVRVTDIGIAHLVKNCKHVVDLNVSGCKNLSDKSLQLIAQNYPELQLLNLTRCVKLTDSGLQQILHGCPSLHSLNLYALSSFTDEAYKKISLLSHLKFLDLCGGQNLSDEGVACIARCKGLLSLNLTWCVRVTDVGVIAVAQGCTSLEFLRHFSDLTDV, from the exons ATGGAGGAGGAACAAGTAGAAGCAGGGGAGGAGGAAGTAACTTGGAGCAGAGAAACCATTCCCAAAGTTCTGAAAATAGTGAGCACAAGACTTCCGCAGAGAGACCTCATCACTCTCTTGCTAGTCAGCCCATGGCTCAACGCAACTCTCATATCCTGCCCCTCCATTTGGctg CTTTTGGATTTTCGAGAGATGAATAATGCTGGGAATCGCCTTGTGGATGCTCTTTCATTG GCGAGATATTGGCATGTGAAGCATATAAACCTTGAATTTGCACAAGACATTGAAGACAAGCATCTTGAACTTGTAAAGAGCAAG TGTCGAGATTCTCTTCAAGATCTAGAGGTTTTGAATCTTAATGGTTGCCAGAAGATATCTGATAAGGGAATTGAAGCTATAACCAGTGCTTGCCCCAGTTTGAAGGAATTTTCGATCTATTGGAATGTGAG GGTAACAGATATAGGTATAGCGCACCTGGTGAAGAACTGCAAACATGTGGTTGATCTGAACGTAAGTGGCTGTAAG AACCTTTCAGACAAAAGCTTGCAATTAATTGCCCAGAATTATCCAGAATTACAGTTGTTGAACCTGACAAG GTGTGTCAAGTTAACAGATTCTGGCTTGCAGCAGATATTGCACGGTTGTCCTAGTCTCCATAGTCTAAATTTGTACGCCCTGTCAAG CTTCACTGATGAAGCTTACAAGAAAATATCACTTCTTTCCCATCttaaattcttggatttatgtGGCGGCCAG AATCTGTCAGATGAAGGGGTGGCTTGTATAGCTAGATGCAAGGGCCTTCTTTCTCTCAATTTGACATG GTGTGTACGGGTCACTGACGTGGGGGTCATAGCCGTTGCGCAGGGTTGCACATCTCTTGAATTTCTCAG GCATTTCAGTGATCTTACTGACGTATGA
- the LOC137713111 gene encoding F-box protein At3g58530-like isoform X2 translates to MEEEQVEAGEEEVTWSRETIPKVLKIVSTRLPQRDLITLLLVSPWLNATLISCPSIWLLLDFREMNNAGNRLVDALSLARYWHVKHINLEFAQDIEDKHLELVKSKCRDSLQDLEVLNLNGCQKISDKGIEAITSACPSLKEFSIYWNVRVTDIGIAHLVKNCKHVVDLNNLSDKSLQLIAQNYPELQLLNLTRCVKLTDSGLQQILHGCPSLHSLNLYALSSFTDEAYKKISLLSHLKFLDLCGGQNLSDEGVACIARCKGLLSLNLTWCVRVTDVGVIAVAQGCTSLEFLSLFGIVGVTDKCLEALSLTCSNTLTTLDVNGCIGIKKRSRDELLQMFPKLRCFKVHS, encoded by the exons ATGGAGGAGGAACAAGTAGAAGCAGGGGAGGAGGAAGTAACTTGGAGCAGAGAAACCATTCCCAAAGTTCTGAAAATAGTGAGCACAAGACTTCCGCAGAGAGACCTCATCACTCTCTTGCTAGTCAGCCCATGGCTCAACGCAACTCTCATATCCTGCCCCTCCATTTGGctg CTTTTGGATTTTCGAGAGATGAATAATGCTGGGAATCGCCTTGTGGATGCTCTTTCATTG GCGAGATATTGGCATGTGAAGCATATAAACCTTGAATTTGCACAAGACATTGAAGACAAGCATCTTGAACTTGTAAAGAGCAAG TGTCGAGATTCTCTTCAAGATCTAGAGGTTTTGAATCTTAATGGTTGCCAGAAGATATCTGATAAGGGAATTGAAGCTATAACCAGTGCTTGCCCCAGTTTGAAGGAATTTTCGATCTATTGGAATGTGAG GGTAACAGATATAGGTATAGCGCACCTGGTGAAGAACTGCAAACATGTGGTTGATCTGAAC AACCTTTCAGACAAAAGCTTGCAATTAATTGCCCAGAATTATCCAGAATTACAGTTGTTGAACCTGACAAG GTGTGTCAAGTTAACAGATTCTGGCTTGCAGCAGATATTGCACGGTTGTCCTAGTCTCCATAGTCTAAATTTGTACGCCCTGTCAAG CTTCACTGATGAAGCTTACAAGAAAATATCACTTCTTTCCCATCttaaattcttggatttatgtGGCGGCCAG AATCTGTCAGATGAAGGGGTGGCTTGTATAGCTAGATGCAAGGGCCTTCTTTCTCTCAATTTGACATG GTGTGTACGGGTCACTGACGTGGGGGTCATAGCCGTTGCGCAGGGTTGCACATCTCTTGAATTTCTCAG CTTATTTGGGATAGTTGGGGTGACCGATAAATGCTTGGAGGCCCTTTCACTGACCTGCTCAAACACACTTACAACTCTAGATGTTAATGGATGTATTGGAATTAAG AAACGGAGCCGTGATGAATTGCTTCAGATGTTTCCAAAGTTACGGTGCTTCAAAGTGCACAGCTAA
- the LOC137713053 gene encoding protein WHAT'S THIS FACTOR 9, mitochondrial-like, whose product MKLLWLSKTKIKNVYIGFHGVLGIPKLQPKNKTQSKMKAYLFSLLKPRTPSSSPTNLLLHRHHQQRGITKVRLKWVKNRSIDHVIETETDLKAACLLKDAIKRSPTGFLTAKSFADWQKLLGLTVPVLRFLRRYPTLFQEFPHARYANLPCFKLTETALLLDSQEQSIHKTHESDTVERLCRVLMMTKSKTLPLQSLYPLKWDLGLPDGFEKMLVPKYPDCFRIVKASNGVGCLKAIQWPKEFAVSELQRSREGGDLGDEYRQFKRGQTVLAFPMNFPRGYGGQKKVRAWMEEFQKLPYISPYEDSRHIDPESDLMEKRVVGVLHEFLSLTLHKKTKRNYLRSLREELNLPHKFTRIFTRYPGIFYLSLKCKTTTVSLREGYHRGKLVNPHPLTTLREKFYYVMRTGLLYRGKGVNMLSPEEILLNSMESESGLEESEEEEAGTGDECYEDEVSNSDSEGSDED is encoded by the coding sequence ATGAAATTGCTATGGCtttctaaaacaaaaataaaaaatgtctaCATTGGATTTCATGGTGTACTCGGCATTCCAAAGCTTCAgcccaaaaataaaacccagAGCAAAATGAAAGCTTACCTCTTCTCTCTCCTAAAACCCCGAACCCCCTCCTCCTCACCCACCAACCTCCTcctccaccgccaccaccaacAGCGGGGCATAACCAAAGTCCGCCTCAAATGGGTCAAAAACCGAAGCATCGACCACGTCATCGAAACCGAGACCGACCTCAAAGCCGCCTGCCTCCTCAAGGACGCAATCAAGCGCTCTCCCACCGGCTTCCTCACCGCCAAGTCCTTCGCCGACTGGCAGAAGCTCCTCGGCCTCACCGTCCCCGTCCTCCGCTTCCTCCGCAGATACCCAACTCTTTTCCAAGAATTCCCACATGCCCGTTACGCCAATTTGCCATGTTTCAAATTAACAGAAACTGCATTGTTGTTGGATTCACAAGAACAAAGTATACACAAAACCCATGAGAGTGACACTGTGGAGAGGCTCTGTAGAGTGCTTATGATGACAAAGTCTAAGACTTTGCCTCTCCAGTCGTTGTATCCCTTGAAATGGGATCTGGGTTTGCCTGATGGTTTCGAAAAAATGTTGGTTCCGAAATACCCTGATTGTTTTCGGATTGTTAAGGCCTCGAATGGGGTCGGATGCTTGAAGGCCATACAATGGCCTAAAGAGTTTGCGGTTTCGGAATTGCAGAGAAGTAGAGAGGGTGGTGATTTAGGGGATGAGTATAGGCAGTTTAAAAGGGGGCAGACGGTGTTGGCATTTCCTATGAATTTtccaaggggttatggtgggcAGAAGAAGGTTAGGGCATGGATGGAGGAGTTCCAGAAGTTACCGTATATTTCACCATATGAGGATTCTAGGCATATTGATCCTGAGAGTGATCTTATGGAGAAAAGGGTAGTTGGAGTTTTGCATGAGTTCTTGAGCTTGACTCTTCATAAGAAGACTAAGAGGAACTACTTGAGAAGCTTGAGGGAGGAATTGAATCTTCCACATAAGTTTACGAGAATCTTCACAAGGTATCCGGGGATTTTCTACCTCTCGTTGAAGTGTAAAACAACCACTGTTTCACTCAGGGAAGGGTACCATAGAGGGAAGTTAGTGAACCCACATCCCCTCACAACTTTGAGAGAGAAGTTCTATTACGTCATGAGAACAGGGCTTCTTTATCGGGGTAAAGGTGTGAACATGCTATCCCCGGAAGAGATTTTACTTAACAGTATGGAGAGTGAAAGTGGGCTGGAAGAATCTGAAGAGGAAGAGGCTGGAACAGGTGATGAATGCTATGAAGATGAAGTATCGAATTCAGATTCAGAAGGGTCTGATGAAGATTGA
- the LOC137713052 gene encoding DEAD-box ATP-dependent RNA helicase 37-like — translation MRTSWADSVANSQGENSTAGSSDNNSSSRPARSTYVPPHLRNRPPSSDAPAPSQPAPSPANDRVGYNGPAPGPAWGAGSSRRDVGRLGYGSSGGRGGGGWNNRSGGWDRGREREVNPFADEDISEPTFSDQENTGINFDAYEDIPVETSGDNVPPPVNTFAEIDLGEALNLNIRRCRYVKPTPVQRHAIPISLGGRDLMACAQTGSGKTAAFCFPIISGIMLGQFAQRPRGARTVYPLALILSPTRELSCQIHEETRKFAYQTGVKVVVAYGGAPINQQLRELERGVDILVATPGRLVDLLERARVSLEMIRYLALDEADRMLDMGFEPQIRKIVEQMDMPPPGLRQTMLFSATFPKEIQRLASDFLSKYIFLAVGRVGSSTDLIVQRVEFVHESDKRSHLMDLLHAQRENGAHGKQSLTLVFVETKKGADALEHWLCMNGFPATTIHGDRTQQEREHALRSFKSGNTPILVATDVAARGLDIPHVAHVVNFDLPNDVDDYVHRIGRTGRAGKSGLATAFFNENNLSLAKPLADLMQEANQEVPAWLTRYASRASYGGGGRRRSGGGRFGSRDFRRDGSSSRGSDFYSGGSSGGGYGNSGGYGGGSGGYGAGNGGMTSAWD, via the exons ATGAGAACTTCATGGGCGGATTCTGTAGCAAATTCTCAAGGAGAGAATTCGACTGCTGGTTCATCTGACAATAACAGCTCATCTCGGCCTGCACGATCAACTTATGTCCCACCACATCTTCGTAATAGGCCGCCGTCTTCTGATGCCCCGGCTCCTTCACAGCCTGCCCCATCACCAGCCAATGACCGCGTAGGTTACAATGGGCCTGCGCCTGGCCCTGCCTGGGGTGCTGGCAGTTCTAGGCGTGATGTTGGGCGCCTGGGATATGGTTCCAGTGGTGGTcgaggtggtggtggttggaACAATAGAAGTGGGGGATGGGACCGTGGGAGGGAGCGGGAAGTAAACCCTTTTGCTGATGAAGACATCTCAGAACCGACGTTTAGTGATCAAGAAAACACAGGCattaactttgatgcttatgagGATATCCCAGTGGAAACTAGTGGGGATAATGTGCCACCACCTGTGAATACTTTTGCAGAGATAGACTTAGGGGAGGCATTGAATTTAAATATTCGGAGGTGCAGGTATGTGAAGCCAACTCCTGTTCAGCGTCATGCAATACCTATTTCTCTTGGAGGTAGAGATTTGATGGCTTGTGCTCAGACGGGTTCAGGGAAGACAGCTGCTTTCTGCTTTCCAATTATTAGTGGAATCATGCTGGGGCAGTTTGCTCAGAGACCTCGTGGAGCACGTACTGTGTACCCTCTTGCTCTTATTCTCTCACCTACCAGAGAACTCTCTTGCCAG ATCCATGAAGAAACTAGAAAATTTGCTTATCAAACTGGTGTCAAGGTGGTAGTTGCTTATGGAGGAGCACCAATAAACCAACAG TTGAGAGAACTTGAGAGAGGAGTTGATATTCTTGTGGCAACTCCGGGACGATTGGTAGATCTGCTTGAGAGGGCAAGAGTGTCATTGGAGATGATCAGATATTTGGCTCTTGATGAGGCAGATAGGATGCTGGACATGGGTTTTGAGCCTCAAATTAGGAAGATAGTGGAGCAGATGGACATGCCTCCCCCAGGTTTGCGACAGACCATGCTGTTTAGTGCTACGTTTCCAAAGGAGATACAG CGACTGGCATCggattttctttcaaaatatatatttttggctGTTGGAAGGGTTGGTTCAAGTACTGATTTAATTGTTCAAAGAGTTGAATTTGTTCATGAGTCTGATAAACGAAGTCATCTCATGGACCTCCTTCATGCACAGAGGGAAAATGGAGCTCATGGCAAG CAATCTCTGACATTAGTTTTTGTGGAGACAAAGAAGGGAGCTGATGCATTAGAACACTGGTTGTGCATGAATGGGTTTCCGGCAACTACTATTCATGGTGACAGAACACAACAG GAAAGAGAACATGCATTGAGATCATTCAAGAGTGGAAATACACCAATTTTAGTGGCAACAGATGTTGCTGCACGTGGTCTAGATATCCCCCATGTAGCTCATGTGGTAAATTTTGATCTTCCAAATGACGTTGATGATTATGTTCACCGGATAGGTCGGACAGGGCGAGCTGGCAAATCAGGATTGGCAACTGCCTTCTTTAATGAGAACAATCTCTCATTGGCAAAACCACTCGCTGATCTAATGCAAGAAGCAAATCAGGAAGTACCTGCTTGGCTTACTCGTTATGCATCAAGGGCTTCTTATGGTGGTGGAGGCAGAAGGCGATCTGGGGGAGGTCGGTTTGGTAGCCGTGATTTCAGAAGGGACGGCTCTTCCAGTAGGGGTTCAGATTTTTACAGTGGAGGAAGCAGTGGTGGTGGATATGGCAACTCTGGTGGCTATGGTGGCGGCTCTGGGGGTTATGGTGCTGGTAACGGTGGTATGACCAGTGCTTGGGATTAG
- the LOC137713111 gene encoding F-box protein At3g58530-like isoform X1 encodes MEEEQVEAGEEEVTWSRETIPKVLKIVSTRLPQRDLITLLLVSPWLNATLISCPSIWLLLDFREMNNAGNRLVDALSLARYWHVKHINLEFAQDIEDKHLELVKSKCRDSLQDLEVLNLNGCQKISDKGIEAITSACPSLKEFSIYWNVRVTDIGIAHLVKNCKHVVDLNVSGCKNLSDKSLQLIAQNYPELQLLNLTRCVKLTDSGLQQILHGCPSLHSLNLYALSSFTDEAYKKISLLSHLKFLDLCGGQNLSDEGVACIARCKGLLSLNLTWCVRVTDVGVIAVAQGCTSLEFLSLFGIVGVTDKCLEALSLTCSNTLTTLDVNGCIGIKKRSRDELLQMFPKLRCFKVHS; translated from the exons ATGGAGGAGGAACAAGTAGAAGCAGGGGAGGAGGAAGTAACTTGGAGCAGAGAAACCATTCCCAAAGTTCTGAAAATAGTGAGCACAAGACTTCCGCAGAGAGACCTCATCACTCTCTTGCTAGTCAGCCCATGGCTCAACGCAACTCTCATATCCTGCCCCTCCATTTGGctg CTTTTGGATTTTCGAGAGATGAATAATGCTGGGAATCGCCTTGTGGATGCTCTTTCATTG GCGAGATATTGGCATGTGAAGCATATAAACCTTGAATTTGCACAAGACATTGAAGACAAGCATCTTGAACTTGTAAAGAGCAAG TGTCGAGATTCTCTTCAAGATCTAGAGGTTTTGAATCTTAATGGTTGCCAGAAGATATCTGATAAGGGAATTGAAGCTATAACCAGTGCTTGCCCCAGTTTGAAGGAATTTTCGATCTATTGGAATGTGAG GGTAACAGATATAGGTATAGCGCACCTGGTGAAGAACTGCAAACATGTGGTTGATCTGAACGTAAGTGGCTGTAAG AACCTTTCAGACAAAAGCTTGCAATTAATTGCCCAGAATTATCCAGAATTACAGTTGTTGAACCTGACAAG GTGTGTCAAGTTAACAGATTCTGGCTTGCAGCAGATATTGCACGGTTGTCCTAGTCTCCATAGTCTAAATTTGTACGCCCTGTCAAG CTTCACTGATGAAGCTTACAAGAAAATATCACTTCTTTCCCATCttaaattcttggatttatgtGGCGGCCAG AATCTGTCAGATGAAGGGGTGGCTTGTATAGCTAGATGCAAGGGCCTTCTTTCTCTCAATTTGACATG GTGTGTACGGGTCACTGACGTGGGGGTCATAGCCGTTGCGCAGGGTTGCACATCTCTTGAATTTCTCAG CTTATTTGGGATAGTTGGGGTGACCGATAAATGCTTGGAGGCCCTTTCACTGACCTGCTCAAACACACTTACAACTCTAGATGTTAATGGATGTATTGGAATTAAG AAACGGAGCCGTGATGAATTGCTTCAGATGTTTCCAAAGTTACGGTGCTTCAAAGTGCACAGCTAA